The Paenibacillus sp. BIC5C1 DNA segment CTATTCAATTCAGCCCTTCTTTCACGGAAGCTTAACCGGACTTGCTGCAGCATCCCGAACACTTCGTCCCAATGCTTAACAGGGAAAAACTCTTTTTTATAGCGGGCATCTCTTGTGTGCATAAACAACAGTTTGTTAATTCGGTTAAGGTAACGGTACGCTGTGTATGGATTCACTTCTTTCTTTTCAAGCGCATGCAGCGTATTCTCTCTTTCCCATTTCAATACGGACAAACCCAAGGACCGCTGTGCCTTATCCTTCTTCTCATCTTTCTTGAGTGTTCGTATTCTGGAAGTATACGTATTGATGATTTGGGCGGTCGCAAGACGATTCTGGTCCGTGATCAGTTCATTTAATCCGGTAACCACATTCCTCAGAATCTCAATTTTCGCCTGAATTTCGTCCTCTTCCTGCTCCGTTTGTGTTTCTTTACCCAATAAAAGCGGCAACAGATAGTTGGATGCCAGAAGTGTCCACAGGATAACTCCAGCTGCGAGGAAAATGATCAGATCTCTGGCTGGAAATGCAGTGCCATCATTAAGTAAAAACGGCAGTGACAAGGTACTCGCCAGTGTAATCGTTCCCCGAACTCCCGAAAGACTGAGGATAAGCGCCTTCTTCAACCTCAGCGCCCAAGGATCACGCGGTTTGGTCCCTTCGAAAATATCCATCAGCATTGCCCAGATGAGACGCAGTCCGAGTACAGCCAAAGTCAATAATAGTGTGTACATAATGATTTTAAAATTACCTATTTCGGGGTTACTCCAAATTGTCTGGATAATATCAGGAAGCTGTGTTCCAAGCAAGAGGAAAACGAGTCCGTTTAATACAAAAATAATAACTGACCAGGTGCTTTTGGATACAACACTTAACTTGGCTACTTCAGGGTTCATTTTCTTGTAACCGAAAGAATGGGCAATTCCTGCGGCGACAACGGCCAGGATACCATTGACCCCCAATTCCTCTGCAGCCATGAAAATTAAAAATGGAGTCAGGATCTCAATCAGCATATGAAGCGTGACATTCTCCATTCCCAGTTTGCGCAACCACTTCACCACACCATATTTCACTAAGGTGAGCAGCAGGCCCAACACCACACCGCCAAGTGAAATCGCAATAAAGCTGATACTGGCGGTTTTGAAAGAGAATACACCTGTGACCATTGCGGCTACGGCAAACTGAAAGGAGACCAGCCCTGATGCGTCGTTTATCAAAGACTCTCCCTCAAGAATTTGCATTGTCTGATGGGGAATCTTCACTTTCTGTTCCAGTGCGCCTACGGCCACAGCATCAGTGGGCGCCAGTGCCGCTGCCAATGCGAAGGCAGCCGCCAGCGGGATGACGGGAAGTAGCCAATTCAGGAAATATCCCATTACAGCCACCGTCACAAAGACCAGACCCAGCGCCAGCAAAAGGATCGGTTTCTTCAGCTTCCACAGTGCTTCTTTATCCGCATGCCTGCCATCATTGAACAGCAAAGGGGCAATGAACAGAAGCAAAAACAGCTCCGGATTTAATTTCAGTTCATAGTGCAAGGGCAGTAAAGTAATCAACATCCCCAGCACGATTTGAATAATAGGCACGGAGATTGAAGGTATAAACCGGTTTACCAAATTGGATAAAGAGACCGCCACCAGCATCAATAAAATAAATTCAAACAATTCCAAACGAATCTTACCTCCATATTTATCTGTAATAAGCAGCTTTTCGTAAACAGGTTTCTAACAAGAATTTATCTTATTGTAAAATGCATTTGTGAACTGTATATGAATGGCTTGCACCTAGGCTGCCCAGAGCAATATTCTATAATTCCCTAGAGTATTTTTATCGGACTTGTCAATAATTTTGTTAACAGTTCCCAATCAAATTTCTTTCATAAGTGGTGATTTGGAAATGAGGTTCATTCTTTTATCCCAACCGTTTGAGATCGACATATTTCCTAAAACAAAAATAAGCCGCAGATACGCGGCCTTTTAGCATTGTATGATCATGAAAGAAGCAGCTACTCCTTCACCGAACCGAGCGTAATACCATGGATGAAAAAGCGCTGCAAAAATGGATATACAACAAGCACGGGAAGCATGGCAATGAAAATTTTCGCGGCATTCAGCGTTTGATTCGATAACTCATTCAGTCGCTTATACTGGTCTTCCGTCATGTTGGACGAATCGATGACTACAACGAATTGCTGGATTAACGTTTGTAACGGATAATGATCCTGCCCTGAAGTTAGCACCAAGCCATGAAAGAACTCGTTCCAATGATACACAATGGTAAACAACGTTACCGTAGCCAGTACTGGCACGGCCAATGGAACATAAATGGTGATCAACATTCGCCACGGTCCGGCACCATCTACGAGAGCTGCCTCATCAAGCTCCTTGGGTAGATTGCGGAAATAGTTCACGATAAGGATGACGTTAAATACTGGCACTCCCCCACCAAGGACAAGCGCCCAAATAGTATCGTACAGCCCGATAGCCTTAACGGTCATGTACCAGGGAATCAAACCTCCGTTGAACAATAGCGTGAACACAAGAATCCACATGAACACGTTGCGCATACGAAATTCGCGCGGGCTCCTGGATAGCGGATAAGCCATCATCGTAGTCACGATGAACGTGATTGTCGCACCAAGTACAACCCGCTGAATAGAAATCCAAAAAGAATTGAAAAAGGAACGGTCTCCAATAATTTGCTGATATGAGTTGAAGTTGAAGCCTACTGGCCATAACCATACTTTGCCGGCAGCAGCAGCCGATTTTTCGCTTAAAGATACGGCCAATGTATACCAGAGAGGCAGAATGCACAGGAACGCGATCAGGAGCAGCACGACCAGCAGCGTGGCATCGAACACTCTGGACCGCAGCGTTGTTTCTCTTATCATGTCGCTCGTCTCCTTCTCATTGTCAGAATATGCGGTAATTGGCGAACTTCGAAGCAAGCAAATACGAAATGATGATGAGTACGAAACTGACCACCGATTTTAGCAAACCAACCGCGGTTGCGAGGCCATACTGCATGTTCAGTAACCCTTCGCGGTATACCCAGGTATCGATAATATCGCCCGTCGAGTACAACAACGGATTGTACATATTGAAAATTTGATCAAATCCTGCGTTGAGTACGTTTCCTAAACTTAGCACCGCCAAGAGAACAATCGTGGTTCGCAAGCCAGGCAAAGTTACGTGCCAGATTCTGCGCAACCGAGTTGCTCCATCAATTGAAGCGGCTTCGTAGAGGGACGGGCTGATGCCCGTCAGTGCAGCCAGATAGATGATCGTGTTAAAACCGAACTCCTTCCATACGTCACTACCTACGACAATAAACGGGAACAAGTCTGCTCGGGCAAAGAATAACACCGGTTCAATACCCAGCATATGGAGCAGTCCATTGACGGGACCCGTATACGAAAACACATCGAGCAATATGCCGGACAAAATAACCCAGGATAAAAAGTGCGGAAGATACACGATCGTTTGAACCCAACGCTTTATCACCATGAGACGCAGTTCATTGAGCATGATCGCAAAGATCAACGGCACGATCAGATTGCCACCTATTTTCATGACAGCAATATTTACCGTATTAAAGAAAATGGTTTTGGTATCGTTAAGGCTGAACATATATTCGAAATTTTCGAGCCCGATCCAAGGTGATTTCCAGATGCCTTGGCCCGGGTTGAAGTCCTGAAAAGCGATGGCAATCCCGAACATGGGAATGATGCTGATTAACAGCAGCCATACAAATCCGGGCAACAACATGATGTAATAATGTTTGATGAAAGTTCGGTTTCGCATCCGGTGTCCCTCCCTCTGAAATCTCCCATCCTGATTTTCTCAAGAAGAAGCGCCGGTTGGACCCGGCGCTCTGGGCAGCTGCCTACTTAACATACTCCTTGACTTCTTCAATAATTTTGTCACCGCCTTGTTTTTTCCAGTCGCTGACGAACGTATCGAACGTGTCCAGAGGGGCGGCTCCCATAATAATCTTCAGGAAGGTTTCATCCTCCAACTTCTTCAAGTTGGACCAGCGGCTTTCCATCGTTCGAGTCTGGGAATACAGGAGGCTATATACCTTGTTATAATCCTGCTGCAAGGACGATGAACCTACCAATAGCGAATAGATGCGGCTCCATACACCAAGGTCTGCTTGAGGATCCCAATACTGGATATCCATATTGTCATAGGGCTCTTTCTTCACTTTTTTGACATTCTGGATATCTGCGGCAAGCAGTTTGTAGCCCGGATCGGTAAAGTCTTCGGATTGCTTCGAGCCGGCAAGTACCTCCTGCAAAGCTTTCGCCGAATATTCGCTCTCATCCATGTAGGACATTGGAACACGCAGCGGGTAGTGTCCGACAGGTACGGAGATATCGAATTTTGACTCATCCCGGATAAGGAGGTTGAGCATTTTGATAATGGCTTCGGGATGCTCGTATCCTTTGCGAACGACGACAAATACGGTAGATGGCGCCCCCATGTGGGCATTGAATTGTCCCTCAGCATCCAGCGGTAACAGATACGCTTGCCAGTTGGCTTTAGGATCATTTTTAATCGCATCCGGTAAAGGTCCGTATCCCATCCACCACGGTGCGAAGAAGATGCCTGCTTTGCCGTTAACTACTGGCTCGGATGCACTTTTACGAATGCCAAGTTCTTTGTCAATCAGTCCGTTTGCATACATCTCGCGCAGTTTGGCGAGAGCCTCCTTCGTCTCCGGCAGAATAGAACCGTAGACCGGGTTGCCCGAATCGTCTTTTAACCAGTAACCCGGATAAGCCTTGT contains these protein-coding regions:
- a CDS encoding ABC transporter permease, with the protein product MRNRTFIKHYYIMLLPGFVWLLLISIIPMFGIAIAFQDFNPGQGIWKSPWIGLENFEYMFSLNDTKTIFFNTVNIAVMKIGGNLIVPLIFAIMLNELRLMVIKRWVQTIVYLPHFLSWVILSGILLDVFSYTGPVNGLLHMLGIEPVLFFARADLFPFIVVGSDVWKEFGFNTIIYLAALTGISPSLYEAASIDGATRLRRIWHVTLPGLRTTIVLLAVLSLGNVLNAGFDQIFNMYNPLLYSTGDIIDTWVYREGLLNMQYGLATAVGLLKSVVSFVLIIISYLLASKFANYRIF
- a CDS encoding carbohydrate ABC transporter permease, coding for MIRETTLRSRVFDATLLVVLLLIAFLCILPLWYTLAVSLSEKSAAAAGKVWLWPVGFNFNSYQQIIGDRSFFNSFWISIQRVVLGATITFIVTTMMAYPLSRSPREFRMRNVFMWILVFTLLFNGGLIPWYMTVKAIGLYDTIWALVLGGGVPVFNVILIVNYFRNLPKELDEAALVDGAGPWRMLITIYVPLAVPVLATVTLFTIVYHWNEFFHGLVLTSGQDHYPLQTLIQQFVVVIDSSNMTEDQYKRLNELSNQTLNAAKIFIAMLPVLVVYPFLQRFFIHGITLGSVKE
- a CDS encoding Na+/H+ antiporter, whose protein sequence is MELFEFILLMLVAVSLSNLVNRFIPSISVPIIQIVLGMLITLLPLHYELKLNPELFLLLFIAPLLFNDGRHADKEALWKLKKPILLLALGLVFVTVAVMGYFLNWLLPVIPLAAAFALAAALAPTDAVAVGALEQKVKIPHQTMQILEGESLINDASGLVSFQFAVAAMVTGVFSFKTASISFIAISLGGVVLGLLLTLVKYGVVKWLRKLGMENVTLHMLIEILTPFLIFMAAEELGVNGILAVVAAGIAHSFGYKKMNPEVAKLSVVSKSTWSVIIFVLNGLVFLLLGTQLPDIIQTIWSNPEIGNFKIIMYTLLLTLAVLGLRLIWAMLMDIFEGTKPRDPWALRLKKALILSLSGVRGTITLASTLSLPFLLNDGTAFPARDLIIFLAAGVILWTLLASNYLLPLLLGKETQTEQEEDEIQAKIEILRNVVTGLNELITDQNRLATAQIINTYTSRIRTLKKDEKKDKAQRSLGLSVLKWERENTLHALEKKEVNPYTAYRYLNRINKLLFMHTRDARYKKEFFPVKHWDEVFGMLQQVRLSFRERRAELNSLRIKNITYVIKQLNVQLAEGEQDMEMVSSLILQYERMLLGLTRNEKETGTRKEFGISLQELARVGIQLERDNIQSMFETGRISRQGVKEMKRDILFMEHDLREETS
- a CDS encoding extracellular solute-binding protein; amino-acid sequence: MMLMLAFTSACNSTGSKENGTAENNTTPGVTEQGPADPFGKYEQTITLRYGKEVDPTDKSLPAGDTPENNQYSRYVKDNLNIDTKVTWQAATGTNYEQKVNLAISSNDLPDALVVKDTQLRAMVKAGQLEDLTDAFNRYASPAMKSYMEKTNGVSAEAVTFDGKMYAIPSIQVHSDGVHQMWVRKDWLDKLGLEPPKTIEELENVAKAFVEQDPDGNGQNDTIGIAGQQNGGRLYANFLESTNNTYGLDPIFGAYKAYPGYWLKDDSGNPVYGSILPETKEALAKLREMYANGLIDKELGIRKSASEPVVNGKAGIFFAPWWMGYGPLPDAIKNDPKANWQAYLLPLDAEGQFNAHMGAPSTVFVVVRKGYEHPEAIIKMLNLLIRDESKFDISVPVGHYPLRVPMSYMDESEYSAKALQEVLAGSKQSEDFTDPGYKLLAADIQNVKKVKKEPYDNMDIQYWDPQADLGVWSRIYSLLVGSSSLQQDYNKVYSLLYSQTRTMESRWSNLKKLEDETFLKIIMGAAPLDTFDTFVSDWKKQGGDKIIEEVKEYVK